The following proteins come from a genomic window of Kitasatospora sp. NBC_01246:
- a CDS encoding sec-independent translocase — MFSDVGGLEILTLVIMAIVIFGPDKLPKLIQDTMGFIKKVRSFADSAKEDIRSELGPEFKDFEFEDLHPKTFVRKQLMGGQDDPLGLKEMRNSLDIRSVLDDKPAAAVNGYGRAGTVSMDKSAAVAPASAGAALQPGERPPFDPDAT; from the coding sequence GTGTTCAGCGACGTAGGCGGACTGGAGATCCTGACTCTGGTCATCATGGCCATCGTGATTTTCGGTCCGGACAAGCTGCCGAAGCTGATCCAGGACACCATGGGCTTCATCAAGAAGGTCCGCTCCTTCGCCGACTCGGCCAAGGAGGACATCCGCAGCGAGCTGGGCCCGGAGTTCAAGGACTTCGAGTTCGAGGACCTCCACCCCAAGACCTTCGTCCGCAAGCAGCTCATGGGCGGCCAGGACGACCCGCTGGGCCTCAAGGAGATGCGGAACAGCCTGGACATCCGCTCGGTGCTGGACGACAAGCCCGCCGCCGCCGTGAACGGCTACGGGCGCGCCGGCACGGTCAGCATGGACAAGTCCGCCGCGGTGGCCCCGGCCTCCGCCGGCGCCGCGCTCCAGCCCGGCGAGCGCCCTCCGTTCGACCCCGACGCCACCTGA